Proteins from one Penicillium digitatum chromosome 2, complete sequence genomic window:
- a CDS encoding Monooxygenase, FAD-binding: MDLKSFKVVIVGGSVAGLSLALMLERNGIDFVILEAYGSIAPQVGASFGVLPNGFRILDQLGCYESVLKMAEYPMDTFHFRDSQGQPFWTFNNFKETLMGSHGYPVVFLDRRMLIEVLFEKIQNKAKVLTSQRVQSVENVVGADGIHSKVRQEMWKAAEKIDPTWIDPTEKSALPATYACIFGISKGVKGIEKGTLSSVLNEHYSYLVPSGPGDLTYWFLVRNMGKTYYGEEIPRFTKEEEEAVVKEHFHDQITPTLQFSALYNSKIASVYTSLPEYVYKRWYFQRTITIGDASHKFEPLTGQGGNNAMETAASLTNHLVAALQNCKSSTLSLADISNIFEGVQRQRERRAWELVKASHARQRLECQETPFLKFVGKCVMPRIPKSVFLSKWIDAYSPAVSLDMLPLPHRPREIAYFDERFRTPSSRGVVSIVLYAAYFCLAWLGYRQLSTAIITNGTMALVDQAIQSQSVVFPEGAEAPLRRVYTGVGPVDLVLKVLVTMFLPAVSDFSTPEQPLQFLYFLAWTMPIFAIWTVEGFRPRNKWTLLGTPSLWAVLYQLHGFGLIAPLYVSSSTYISSGIAYFSPSTRSLPESTARAVLPALMLGFVVPTIMLFLPLADALNMRQVFIALWQPAPVYVVILTRMFSCVFKSTGSSSPAKNDGAAAQTKSNRDIPYLQTLFAVAGGISACFHVALLLSWAALGTKFITKACIPSEAFPQVAKIANGVFIFFQNDFLLATTATLLWCLASVWDLYRIGVSNVSWQVALASLILGSFAIGPGATVAAVWYWREEVMSRTSFHRHGPGF, from the exons ATGGACCTCAAGTCGTTTAAAGTTGTCATAGTGGGTGGCAGCGTTGCGGGGCTATCACTAGCCTTGATGTTAGAAAGAAATGGCATCGATTTCGTCATCCTAGAAGCATACGGCAGCATTGCACCTCAAGTCGGGGCTAGTTTTGGCGTTTTGCCCAACGGATTCCGCATTCTTGACCAGCTCGGTTGCTATGAGTCAGTTCTAAAGATGGCAGAATACCCTATGGACACATTTCATTTCCGTGATTCGCAAGGACAACCATTCTGGACATTCAATAACTTCAAGGAGACTTTAATGGGAAG TCATGGTTATCCTGTCGTCTTCCTCGATCGGCGCATGTTGATAGAGGTCCTCTTTGAAAAGATCCAGAATAAGGCCAAAGTTCTCACCTCTCAGCGGGTGCAGAGTGTTGAGAATG TGGTCGGAGCAGATGGAATTCACTCCAAAGTTCGTCAAGAAATGTGGAAAGCGGCCGAAAAGATAGATCCCACGTGGATTGATCCCACCGAGAAATCTG CACTGCCTGCAACCTACGCGTGCATCTTCGGCATTTCCAAAGGCGTGAAGGGAATCGAGAAAGGCACACTGAGCTCGGTGCTCAATGAGCATTACTCATATCTTGTTCCCAGCGGACCCGGAGATCTCACCTACTGGTTTCTTGTGCGGAATATGGGAAAGACGTACTATGGTGAGGAGATCCCTCGATTTaccaaggaggaggaggaggcggTCGTAAAGGAACATTTTCATGACCAGATCACTCCTACGCTGCAATTTTCCGCTCTTTACAACAGCAAAATCGCCTCGGTGTACACTAGTCTTCCAGAATACGTCTATAAAAGATGGTATTTCCAGAGAACTATAACTATTGGCGACGCCAGTCACAAG TTTGAGCCCTTGACAGGCCAAGGAGGCAACAATGCAATGGAAACCGCCGCATCCTTGACGAACCATCTCGTCGCGGCACTCCAAAACTGCAAGTCAAGCACGCTGTCATTGGCAGACATTTCCAACATCTTTGAGGGCGTTCAGCGGCAGCGTGAAAGACGTGCGTGGGAGTTGGTCAAAGCATCCCATGCCCGGCAACGTCTGGAGTGTCAGGAAACGCCATTCTTGAAGTTCGTGGGAAAATGCGTGATGCCACGGATCCCGAAATCCGTTTTCCTCAGCAAATGGATCGATGCATATTCTCCCGCGGTGTCTTTGGACATGCTTCCACTGCCACACAGGCCTCGAGAAATCGCCTATTTCGACGAGCGTTTCAGAACACCGTCATCCCGAGGTGTAGTGAGCATCGTGTTGTACGCTGCGTACTTCTGCTTGGCCTGGTTAGGCTATCGCCAATTATCGACAGCAATCATTACAAATGGAACAATGGCGTTGGTCGACCAGGCAATCCAGAGCCAGTCGGTGGTGTTCCCAGAAGGAGCTGAAGCTCCCCTGCGCCGGGTGTACACGGGGGTCGGACCCGTTGACCTTGTTCTAAAGGTCCTCGTTACGATGTTCCTGCCTGCAGTCTCCGACTTCTCTACACCGGAGCAGCCCTTGCAATTTCTGTACTTCCTGGCTTGGACGATGCCAATTTTCGCCATCTGGACGGTTGAAGGGTTCCGGCCAAGAAACAAATGGACCCTTCTCGGTACTCCGAGTCTGTGGGCTGTTCTGTATCAGTTGCATGGATTTGGGCTGATCGCACCGCTCTATGTTTCATCAAGCACTTATATTTCCTCTGGGATAGCGTACTTTTCCCCAAGTACCCGCTCGCTTCCTGAGTCCACCGCTCGGGCGGTACTGCCTGCACTGATGCTGGGATTCGTTGTGCCCACAATCATGCTATTTTTACCATTGGCCGATGCCCTGAATATGCGGCAAGTCTTTATTGCGCTGTGGCAGCCGGCTCCGGTGTATGTGGTTATCTTGACTCGGATGTTCTCCTGTGTCTTCAAATCGACCGGTTCGAGCTCACCGGCCAAGAATGATGGTGCCGCGGCGCAGACCAAATCTAACCGTGATATCCCATACTTGCAAACCCTCTTCGCTGTGGCCGGTGGGATATCTGCTTGTTTCCATGTGGCCTTGCTGCTAAGTTGGGCTGCCTTGGGAACCAAATTCATCACCAAGGCATGCATCCCATCCGAGGCCTTTCCACAGGTGGCAAAAATTGCAAACGGTGTCTTCATATTTTTCCAGAATGACTTCCTGCTTGCGACAACGGCAACTCTCCTGTGGTGCCTAGCTAGCGTGTGGGATTTATACCGTATTGGGGTTTCTAATGTCTCCTGGCAGGTGGCCCTGGCTAGTTTGATTCTGGGTTCCTTCGCGATTGGACCGGGTGCGACTGTGGCAGCTGTGTGGTACTGGCGGGAGGAGGTTATGAGTCGGACATCTTTCCACCGGCATGGTCCGGGTTTTTAG
- a CDS encoding bZIP transcription factor, bZIP-1 — protein MSTAQLKKSILGRPRKSADAKAMRRAQVREAQQAYRSRQKSQLSSLKARVEQLEDAFYHLSQTMHAFDDQMLQNGSQWSQPDLFRTVQLLRDDIVSHFKRADIQFQEPPKKQMSESSPAVVEQLHAQVASEVPRGRLKDHTLESDFWKLFLGSSAGMIPSTNTQTLYNRSKDLVPIPMTLPIADTHTIQYATTPFTQRLFRACAESGHRFLSNEIYKDEDILGGAGTHFVQPSIDEFSDSFALFRTTNGVSHLPADEDWFDVHDVERYLLNQGIHLGDSSSPALTISRPSSSAVRHLDLEPPLGELPDSMMMVIDDYKLINRLSQLPVSLGCVAGFRRSDIERVVSHNARWISVGVTGSPE, from the exons ATGTCCACAGCCCAATTAAAAAAGAGCATTCTTGGGCGACCCCGAAAATCAGCCGATGCAAAAGCC ATGCGACGCGCCCAGGTCCGCGAGGCGCAACAGGCATATCGCTCTCGCCAAAAGTCCCAGCTCTCTTCACTAAAAGCTCGCGTAGAGCAACTGGAAGATGCGTTTTATCACCTGAGCCAGACCATGCATGCATTCGATGACCAAATGCTCCAGAATGGGTCGCAGTGGTCTCAACCTGACCTTTTTCGGACAGTTCAGTTGCTACGGGATGATATAGTGTCCCACTTCAAGCGGGCCGACATTCAGTTCCAAGAGCCTCCAAAGAAGCAAATGTCAGAATCATCACCGGCTGTCGTTGAGCAATTACACGCACAGGTCGCCTCCGAGGTACCAAGGGGCAGATTAAAAGATCATACTTTAGAGTCGGACTTCTGGAAATTGTTTTTGGGCTCGTCCGCTGGCATGATTCCATCGACTAACACCCAGACCCTGTATAACCGATCGAAGGACTTGGTTCCCATTCCTATGACACTACCTATCGCTGATACACACACGATTCAATACGCAACCACACCCTTCACCCAACGGCTTTTCCGCGCTTGTGCTGAAAGTGGGCATCGATTTCTGTCGAATGAGATATATAAAGATGAAGACAT CCTCGGTGGCGCAGGAACACACTTCGTACAACCTTCCATTGACGAATTTTCAGACAGCTTCGCGCTATTCCGAACAACGAACGGCGTGTCTCATCTTCCTGCAGACGAAGACTGGTTTGATGTACATGATGTTGAGAGATACCTGCTCAACCAGGGCATTCATCTAGGCGATTCTTCTTCACCCGCCCTTACGATATCTCGTCCATCCAGTTCAGCCGTCAGGCATTTGGACTTAGAGCCCCCCCTAGGCGAGTTACCTGACAGCATGATGATGGTCATCGACGACTACAAATTGATCAACA GATTGAGCCAGCTTCCAGTCTCTCTGGGTTGTGTGGCGGGCTTTCGCCGGTCTGACATCGAGAGGGTAGTATCCCATAATGCTCGGTGGATCTCAGTTGGagttactggctctccagAATGA
- a CDS encoding Phospholipase D (PLD), putative, which yields MSNQNDLAYGGYYQGTEPGSGDGSRGLGDTFKKLRDTYTSHGSGQANQTDNSGGYQGHDQNQNTSGQHQTPKEDKLSGFLGKLQSTVTELGSEFAQKIGTALDPQAYAEYGLSKPSTEHRFGSFAPTREHNDVKWHVDGCSYFWAVSRALENARESIWILNWWLSPELYLRRPPAKNEQYRLDRMLQAAAQRGVRVNVIVYKEVPQALTLSSSHTKEALESLHPNIAVFRHPDHMPDRQELVADIESTFKNISLDSASLSKMSKDTLKGLYGMNDDVILYWAHHEKLCLVDGRIAFMGGLDLCFGRWDTNQHGISDLHPSDVSQNVYPGQDYNNSRVLDFQDVAHWENNELDRKTMSRMGWSDISVSLHGAAVEDLRRHFVERWNFIYDLKYKVRNETRYARLALHGTPASSTGPSTGQQQAGSPQPNSNSSGQANPHGQPPAPSWQHKPSEVTSPTYPPPPGQTSSSPSQPQSQPQQYQQYQQYQQQNPPTSYNSEDASTYPPPPSQSHLGHQSQSAQPPSYDPSQYSYTGNSFPPPPPGPPPAQFNANTSYQHYQQGQQQEQTPYFPPPPGQETSHYNTRGIDDHQHGGDRDRGSLVPDRLREDLTQYGNSLRGQLAGQIHHYQDRLATYGRPSASQGRGNMSCQIVRSCAKWSNGSQLEHSVANAYCAIIRNSEHFVYIENQFFITATGDSQHPVKNQIGAAIVERILRAARAGQKYKIVVVLPSVPCFAGDLGDEKTLGTRAIMEFQYNSISRGGHSIMELIAKEGFNPTEYIRFYNLRNYDRINNGSMVAAAEQQSGVNYEDARRQHDLNTAGPGGNAPSATSSAFDTSAPLEQYQQAAQQVQGGHASSGRWDSVSECYVLGGEDIRNVPWDGHPDAEIDAFVSEELYVHSKVMIADDRVVVCGSANLNDRSQLGDHDSEIAVIIEDFTPVASSMDGKPWTASHFASSLRRQLFRKHLGLLPPQDYQRPDANFEPVGVPNHFDFDCPESKVVADPLSDTTQSLWNSRARTNTEVFRKVFHAVPDDTIRNWAEYKEFYEYYFHKNEKEAEGLEGSASPARFQWGHVVSDDFAPGAEGARQVKELLSQVKGTLVEMPLMFLIEEDVAKEGLTLNELTETLYT from the exons ATGTCTAACCAGAATGATCTGGCTTATGGTGGTTACTACCAAGGCACGGAGCCTGGGTCCGGAGACGGATCCCGCGGTCTAGGCGATACCTTCAAGAAGCTCCGCGATACCTACACAAGCCATGGATCTGGCCAGGCGAATCAGACAGATAACTCAGGTGGTTATCAAGGT CATGATCAGAACCAAAACACAAGTGGACAGCATCAAACCCCTAAAGAAGACAAACTTTCCGGCTTCTTGGGGAAACTTCAAAGCACAGTGACCGAGTTGGGTTCCGAATTTGCGCAGAAGATCGGTACCGCCCTCGACCCACAGGCGTACGCCGAGTACGGTCTCAGCAAGCCTAGCACAGAGCATCGATTTGGTAGCTTCGCTCCTACCCGGGAACACAATGATGTCAAGTGGCATGTGGATGGTTGTAGCTATTTCTGGGCTGTCTCGCGAGCTCTGGAAAATGCCCGAGAGTCAATTTGGATTCTAAACT GGTGGTTATCTCCCGAACTTTATTTGAGAAGGCCACCGGCGAAAAATGAACAATACCGATTGGACCGCATGCTGCAAGCTGCAGCCCAGCGGGGCGTGCGCGTCAACGTGATCGTTTATAAGGAGGTTCCGCAAGCGCTCACTC TGTCTTCTTCTCATACCAAGGAAGCCCTAGAGAGTTTGCACCCTAATATTGCTGTCTTTCGTCACCCTGACCACATGCCTGACCGCCAAGAGCTGGTAGCTGATATCGAGTCGACCTTCAAGAACATTTCCCTCGATTCGGCAAGTTTGAGTAAGATGTCAAAGGACACACTGAAGGGACTGTACGGAATGAACGACGATGTCATTCTGTATTGGGCTCATCACGAGAAGCTTTGCTTGGTCGATGGTCGGATTGCATTCATGGGTGGCTTGGATTTGTGCTTCGGCCGCTGGGATACCAACCAACATGGAATCTCGGATCTACATCCCTCGGATGTCAGTCAAAACGTATACCCTGGCCAGGACTACAACAATTCTCGCGTCCTTGATTTCCAAGATGTCGCTCACTGGGAGAATAACGAGCTAGATCGAAAGACCATGTCTCGCATGGGATGGTCTGATATCTCCGTGAGCTTGCACGGTGCAGCCGTAGAAGATTTGCGGCGTCACTTTGTGGAGCGATGGAACTTCATCTACGATTTGAAATACAAGGTTCGGAATGAAACTAGATACGCAAGACTGGCACTCCATGGAACGCCCGCTTCCTCGACTGGCCCCTCGACTGGCCAACAACAGGCCGGTTCTCCACAGCCCAACTCGAACTCCTCGGGTCAGGCAAACCCACATGGTCAGCCCCCTGCGCCATCCTGGCAGCATAAGCCTAGTGAAGTTACATCGCCTACCTACCCGCCGCCGCCAGGTCAGACGTCATCGAGTCCATCGCAGCCACAGTCTCAACCTCAGCAGTATCAGCAGTATCAGCAGTATCAGCAACAGAACCCGCCTACCTCGTACAACTCTGAGGATGCTTCGACCTATCCCCCACCGCCCAGCCAAAGCCATCTAGGTCATCAATCTCAGTCTGCTCAGCCCCCGAGTTATGATCCTAGCCAGTATAGCTACACTGGGAACTCATtccctcctcctccgcctgGACCCCCTCCAGCGCAGTTCAATGCCAACACCTCGTATCAGCACTACCAACAGGGCCAGCAACAGGAGCAGACGCCCTATTTCCCACCTCCACCCGGCCAGGAAACATCACACTACAACACCCGTGGAATTGATGACCACCAGCATGGAGGTGATCGGGATCGAGGTTCTTTGGTGCCCGATCGTCTCCGAGAGGACCTGACCCAATATGGCAACTCTCTCCGTGGTCAGCTCGCTGGACAAATTCACCACTACCAGGATCGACTCGCTACATATGGCCGCCCTTCCGCCTCGCAAGGCCGAGGCAACATGTCATGCCAGATTGTGCGCAGTTGTGCGAAATGGAGCAACGGCAGCCAGCTTGAGCATTCAGTTGCCAACGCATATTGCGCCATCATTCGAAACAGTGAGCACTTTGTCTATATCGAAAACCAGTTCTTTATCACTGCGACCGGTGATTCACAGCATCCAGTGAAAAACCAGATTGGCGCCGCCATTGTGGAGAGGATTTTGCGTGCTGCCCGTGCTGGTCAGAAATATAAGATTGTTGTGGTTCTTCCATCTGTGCCGTGCTTTGCCGGTGATTTGGGAGATGAGAAGACTCTCGGAACACGCGCGATTATGGAGTTCCAATACAACTCCATCAGCCGCGGAGGTCACAGTATCATGGAGCTGATTGCTAAGGAGGGATTCAaccctacggagtacatccgGTTCTACAACCTTCGCAATTATGATCGGATTAACAACGGTAGTATGGTGGCTGCAGCTGAACAGCAAAGCGGTGTCAACTACGAGGATGCCCGCAGACAGCACGATTTGAACACTGCGGGCCCTGGTGGAAATGCCCCAAGCGCTACTAGTAGTGCTTTTGATACTAGCGCACCGTTGGAGCAGTACCAGCAGGCTGCACAACAGGTACAAGGCGGTCATGCTTCCTCGGGTCGGTGGGACAGTGTGAGCGAGTGCTATGTGCTTGGCGGAGAGGACATTCGGAACGTGCCGTGGGACGGCCACCCCGATGCCGAAATTGATGCGTTTGTGAGCGAAGAGCTTTACGTCCACTCCAAG GTGATGATCGCCGACGATCGTGTAGTTGTATGCGGATCCGCAAACCTGAACGACCGTTCTCAACTGGGTGACCATGACTCTGAGATCGCAGTCATTATCGAAGACTTTACGCCTGTGGCATCCAGCATGGATGGTAAGCCATGGACTGCCAGTCACTTTGCTTCGTCACTTCGCCGCCAATTGTTCCGGAAGCACCTGGGTCTTTTACCCCCGCAAGACTATCAACGACCGGATGCAAACTTTGAGCCCGTGGGAGTTCCCAACCacttcgacttcgactgcCCTGAGAGCAAGGTTGTTGCCGATCCGCTTTCCGACACTACTCAGAGTCTTTGGAACTCGCGGGCGCGCACAAACACCGAGGTCTTCCGGAAGGTATTCCACGCGGTTCCGGATGACACCATCCGCAACTGGGCTGAGTACAAAGAGTTCTATGAGTACTATTTCCACAAGAACGAAAAGGAAGCTGAGGGCCTGGAAGGATCGGCAAGTCCAGCACGATTCCAATGGGGACACGTTGTGAGCGATGACTTTGCGCCTGGTGCAGAGGGGGCCAGGCAGGTCAAAGAGCTGCTTAGCCAAGTCAAGGGTACTCTGGTTGAGATGCCTTTGATGTTCTTGATTGAGGAAGATGTCGCGAAGGAAGGATTGACTCTAAATGAGTTGACGGAGACACTCTATACCTAA
- a CDS encoding YAP-binding/Alf4/Glomulin gives MEDPLIQALPPATDYLTYLTLLEYQLTPERLPLLHTLLQDEKLTTNIGWDLVKLLLPMLPASTECLQDVARLGNPREVILRVSESLMQLQPDDENEDEKADQGLPLHILQFNCLLGMLSVLHTRIRTKVPSRFIATSLQAALEAYTTMSTNETTLAFLEFFREVSPSKRPAPPPRAASESSVLRVAAASAPDPEAEVSSHSPSTENESLLVRKFIQFGLLELLKSYLLSFSGPMDPGMSWTIRMQEHLHPDLRLPAAQSQTQAYGSTKELKERDMIMGKLMALSRDVGIDNEELLSIASRSPTDQAAQLDFDDPPTNPDQIPLERHGSLLLLAARAAGTTLFASGQPPRQVSIFPELAQIFNNFVGGHTNLDEVAFGQPHALLDSLLALTVYASQHPIETPSSDIEFKDFVFILTACTARQTHGIVRQIPAAIVQSHPSPEMRFKLIHKVLEDDRLASARDSVIAWLRHELLRSPTQSCDNIFQDPLYFWALFPALFKSVTAANSASDLVASWSRLTQTQGPPLHSALNLYYLLLSSPSLRDRLHLEKTFKFFRGHVLNPLRQVFRRFEDDLITKGGEGVIEGAVGEEMCQIGNARSVGLIGLTLDQIEETASDVFGSDDADLGEFSEAEEAKASEIRKKIDIWK, from the exons ATGGAGGACCCTCTTATTCAAGCACTGCCTCCTGCTACGGACTATCTAACTTATCTCACTCTGTTAGAGTATCAATTAACCCCAGAACGTCTGCCGCTTTTGCACACTCTCCTGCAAGATGAGAAGCTCACAACGAATATCGGCTGGGACTTGGTCAAGCTACTTCTGCCCATGCTACCAGCATCCACAGAATGTCTCCAGGATGTGGCTCGACTAGGAAATCCCCGGGAAGTGATCTTGCGCGTCTCTGAGTCTCTAATGCAACTTCAGCCGGATGATGAGAACGAAGATGAGAAGGCTGATCAGGGACTGCCCCTGCACATCCTACAATTCAATTGCCTTCTCGGTATGCTCTCGGTACTTCACACACGAATCCGGACGAAAGTACCGAGTCGTTTTATTGCAACCTCCCTTCAAGCAGCACTGGAAGCGTATACCACAATGTCGACCAATGAGACCACTCTGGCTTTCCTTGAGTTCTTCCGCGAAGTGTCTCCATCCAAGCGGCCGGCACCACCTCCTAGAGCTGCTAGCGAGTCGAGCGTGCTGAGGGTTGCCGCTGCCTCAGCTCCAGACCCCGAAGCCGAGGTATCCTCGCACTCTCCGTCTACTGAAAACGAATCGCTCCTTGTTCGGAAATTCATACAATTCGGCTTGCTTGAACTGCTGAAGTCTTATCTTCTGAGTTTCTCTGGTCCAATGGATCCAGGGATGTCGTGGACCATTCGAATGCAGGAGCACCTCCATCCGGATCTGCGGCTACCCGCCGCCCAATCACAGACTCAGGCATACGGATCGACCAAAGAGCTCAAGGAGCGCGATATGATAATGGGAAAACTTATG GCTTTATCACGAGACGTTGGAATTGATAACGAGGAACTCCTGTCAATCGCATCCAGATCCCCCACAGATCAAGCCGCTCAACTCGACTTCGATGACCCGCCGACAAATCCCGATCAGATTCCGCTCGAACGCCATGGCTCACTCCTACTACTAGCGGCTCGGGCTGCTGGCACAACCCTCTTTGCCTCCGGGCAACCGCCCCGTCAGGTATCTATCTTCCCTGAGCTGGCTCAGATATTTAACAATTTTGTTGGTGGCCACACCAATCTCGACGAAGTGGCTTTTGGCCAACCGCATGCCCTTCTCGACTCCTTGTTGGCTCTGACCGTCTATGCTTCGCAACACCCCATCGAAACACCGTCAAGCGATATTGAATTTAAGGATTTCGTTTTCATCTTGACTGCCTGCACAGCGCGCCAAACCCACGGCATCGTTCGCCAAATCCCGGCCGCAATTGTACAGAGCCATCCATCTCCCGAGATGCGGTTTAAGCTCATACACAAGGTCTTGGAAGATGACCGTCTTGCCTCGGCGCGGGATAGCGTTATCGCATGGCTGAGGCATGAACTTCTCCGCAGCCCTACCCAATCTTGCGACAATATATTCCAGGATCCGCTCTACTTCTGGGCTCTATTCCCAGCTCTTTTCAAATCGGTCACTGCCGCCAACTCAGCATCTGATCTCGTTGCGAGCTGGTCTCGTCTGACTCAGACTCAAGGTCCACCGCTTCATTCTGCATTGAACCTGTACTACTTGCTTCTTTCCTCGCCATCGCTACGCGACAGGCTTCATCTCGAGAAGACCTTCAAGTTCTTCCGCGGCCATGTTCTGAACCCTCTCCGCCAAGTTTTCCGGAGATTCGAGGATGATCTGATCACCAAAGGAGGCGAGGGTGTCATCGAAGGTGCGGTTGGAGAGGAAATGTGCCAGATTGGCAACGCACGATCGGTGGGACTCATCGGTCTTACTCTAGATCAAATTGAGGAGACAGCCAGTGATGTGTTTGGTTCTGATGATGCGGATCTGGGTGAATTTTCTGAGGCTGAAGAGGCGAAGGCGAGTGAGATTCGGAAGAAGATTGATATCTGGAAATAA
- a CDS encoding Rhomboid family membrane protein, which produces MASNEYYHTNIPQPPGYDHTVPPKTDQAPHTVPGFGYASHSYNHGNPSAPYNGRESQQSFASDNEQYQTAGRSTEGDNYAENIPLKTNAQYGNNPDWMRQQTQYPLSPGGLEESQQRGVRKKKGFFSKKIAWVTYILTLAQIIVFILELVKNAQMTGSVIETKPTFNPMIGPSPYVQIYMGARYNPCMKNIKGIQDANHTIPWLCPNATSTMVTGTGCTLSDVCGFSGVPNPHIGGSTDDQPSPNQWYRFIIPIFMHGGFIHIGFNLWVQVTMGADMERMVGMWRYTVTYFASGIFGFVLGGNYAAQLNPSDGCSGALFGILALFLLDLLYDWPQRESPWVELIIMLLGVGVSFVLGLLPGLDNFSHIGGFIMGLAIGLTIMRSPNALRERIGLARQPYVAMSGGAGQVGPEQKTTSVTDFFKGKRGLTSNSTETPGSTKGPLYFFKGRKPLWWLWWVVRAGALVAVLVGFIMLIVNFYKYPSSDCSWCYRLSCMPVNGWCNQNNLP; this is translated from the exons ATGGCCTCCAACGAATACTATCACACAAATATCCCACAACCCCCCGGCTACGACCATACTGTACCCCCGAAGACAGATCAAGCGCCACACACAGTTCCTGGATTTGGCTACGCAAGTCACAGCTACAACCACGGCAATCCTTCAGCCCCTTATAACGGCCGTGAAAGTCAACAATCATTTGCATCGGACAATGAACAATACCAGACAGCCGGACGGTCAACGGAAGGCGACAATTACGCAGAAAATATACCTTTAAAGACCAATGCCCAGTATGGAAACAATCCAGATTGGATGCGCCAACAAACACAGTACCCTCTATCACCAGGGGGCCTTGAGGAAAGCCAACAACGTGGTGTCCGAAAGAAGAAGGGATTTTTCAGCAAGAAGATTGCCTGGGTGACATACATCTTGACACTAGCACAGATTATCGTATTTATTCTCGAACTGGTTAAGAATG CCCAGATGACAGGGTCAGTCATTGAGACGAAGCCCACCTTCAATCCGATGATCGGGCCCTCGCCGTACGTTCAAATATACATGGGAGCACGCTATAACCCGTGCATGAAGAACATCAAGGGGATCCAGGATGCCAATCACACTATTCCGTGGCTCTGTCCGAATGCCACATCGACGATGGTGACTGGAACGGGGTGTACATTATCCGATGTGTGTGGCTTTAGCGGTGTCCCCAACCCCCACATTGGAGGGTCGACGGATGATCAGCCGTCTCCCAACCAGTGGTACAGATTCATCATCCCCATCTTCATGCACGGAGGATTCATCCACATCGGATTCAACCTGTGGGTTCAGGTGACCATGGGCGCTGACATGGAGCGTATGGTTGGCATGTGGCGCTATACTGTAACCTACTTTGCCAGTGGTATCTTTGGGTTCGTATTGGGCGGAAACTATGCCGCGCAGCTCAATCCCAGTGATGGCTGCTCGGGCGCCCTATTCGGTATCCTTGCACTTTTCCTTCTTGATCTGCTTTATGACTGGCCCCAGCGCGAATCTCCGTGGGTTGAGCTGATCATCATGCTCCTCGGTGTGGGCGTCTCCTTTGTTCTTGGTCTTCTGCCAGGATTGGACAACTTCTCCCATATTGGTGGCTTCATCATGGGTCTCGCCATTGGCTTGACGATTATGCGATCACCTAACGCTCTTCGTGAACGGATTGGTCTGGCACGACAGCCTTATGTTGCTATGAGCGGCGGGGCTGGCCAAGTTGGCCCCGAGCAAAAGACCACCTCCGTGACGGATTTCTTCAAGGGCAAGCGAGGCCTCACCTCCAACTCGACAGAAACGCCCGGCTCTACGAAAGGCCCGCTCTATTTCTTCAAGGGCCGCAAGCCTCTTTGGTGGCTGTGGTGGGTGGTCCGTGCCGGTGCCCTGGTTGCTGTCCTCGTTGGTTTCATTATGTTGATCGTCAATTTTTATAAATACCCCTCCTCGGACTGCTCCTGGTGCTACCGGTTGAGTTGCATGCCCGTCAATGGCTGGTGTAATCAGAACAACTTGCCTTGA